The Streptomyces sp. CC0208 genome window below encodes:
- a CDS encoding ThiF family adenylyltransferase — protein MLILIPQQAAEKVRSLGSWGRLSLRINDPEQFAVVRGLSQQGQAIFPVEPSPEHRLLASYPAVSTGWWLSVSPDLHLMWLALMARRGTSLTLDAFRAAVPSGYKAPGAPGYLAITHAPGLKDAYPEHGLPDLLAWHVTPGGAQPIAVSVEPDITGIRQLDDHWPVHELQSKRIMLVGAGSIGSATAHALAGYGIGSLTLIDPDRLAWHNLVRHTSARKHIGRHKVTALAEELTALRPDTKVAAHALDVIEHADRIRALLTDTNLVVCAADGVAARRVTGHLARRAGLTAVLACVLEGGALGEILRLRPWPHHGCLTCQRHNLADAGGLDPEPTLDAGYGTGTTHRPMTAVGTDLHLIAHLAAKTAVATLLERAGHPDQRLPGEHALLGLRRQPDWAPPFDLDRTAELRWLDATPPRTGCPTCETP, from the coding sequence ATGCTGATCCTCATCCCACAGCAGGCCGCGGAAAAGGTGCGCTCTCTGGGATCGTGGGGGCGGTTGTCCCTGCGCATCAATGACCCGGAACAGTTTGCTGTTGTCCGGGGCCTGTCGCAGCAGGGCCAGGCGATCTTTCCGGTGGAACCGTCACCCGAGCACCGTCTGCTGGCCAGCTACCCGGCCGTCTCGACTGGCTGGTGGCTGAGCGTCAGTCCTGACCTGCACTTGATGTGGCTGGCCCTGATGGCACGACGCGGTACCTCTCTCACCCTCGACGCTTTCAGGGCCGCCGTGCCCAGCGGCTACAAGGCACCCGGAGCGCCGGGCTACCTAGCCATCACCCACGCCCCAGGGCTGAAGGACGCCTACCCCGAACACGGGCTCCCGGACCTCCTTGCCTGGCACGTCACGCCCGGCGGTGCGCAACCCATCGCCGTGTCCGTCGAACCCGACATCACCGGTATCCGGCAACTGGACGACCACTGGCCCGTGCACGAACTGCAGAGCAAGCGGATCATGCTCGTCGGAGCAGGAAGCATCGGCTCGGCCACCGCACACGCCCTCGCCGGCTACGGCATCGGCTCTCTCACCCTCATCGACCCCGACCGGCTCGCCTGGCACAACCTCGTCCGGCACACCAGCGCACGCAAGCACATCGGCCGGCACAAGGTCACCGCTCTCGCCGAGGAACTCACCGCTCTGCGCCCCGACACGAAAGTCGCCGCCCACGCCCTTGACGTCATCGAACACGCCGACCGGATCCGGGCCCTCCTCACGGACACCAACCTTGTCGTCTGCGCGGCAGACGGGGTGGCCGCGCGCCGTGTCACCGGCCACCTGGCCCGCCGCGCCGGTCTCACGGCCGTGCTCGCCTGTGTCCTGGAAGGCGGCGCCCTCGGCGAGATCCTCCGCCTGCGCCCCTGGCCGCATCACGGCTGCCTCACCTGCCAGCGCCACAACCTCGCCGACGCCGGTGGCCTCGATCCCGAGCCCACACTGGATGCCGGCTACGGCACCGGCACGACCCACCGGCCGATGACCGCCGTCGGCACCGACCTGCACCTGATCGCCCACCTCGCGGCCAAGACCGCCGTCGCAACACTCCTCGAACGCGCCGGACACCCCGACCAACGCCTGCCGGGCGAACACGCCCTGCTCGGCCTGCGCCGCCAACCCGACTGGGCCCCACCCTTCGACCTCGACCGCACTGCCGAACTGCGCTGGCTCGACGCCACCCCGCCCCGAACCGGTTGCCCCACCTGCGAAACACCATGA